A window of the Alnus glutinosa chromosome 4, dhAlnGlut1.1, whole genome shotgun sequence genome harbors these coding sequences:
- the LOC133865677 gene encoding abscisic stress-ripening protein 5-like yields MAEEKHHHGHFHHKKDDEERPYDTVYSDQRPSDTVYSDQRPSDTVYSDPPYSTETAYSSETTYSSGGKGGYGSGGPGGYAVDTTEVITESGPDYEKEEKHHKHLEHVGEFGAAAAGAYALYEKHKSSKDPEHAHRHKIEEEVAAAAAVGAGGFAFHEHHEKKETKEEEEESQGKKHHHLFG; encoded by the exons atggCTGAAGAGAAGCACCACCACGGCCACTTCCACCACAAGAAGGACGATGAAGAAAGGCCTTATGACACTGTCTACTCCGACCAAAGGCCTTCTGACACTGTCTACTCCGACCAAAGGCCTTCTGACACTGTCTATTCCGACCCTCCTTATTCCACCGAAACTGCTTATTCCTCCGAGACCACCTACTCCTCCGGCGGCAAGGGAGGGTACGGCTCCGGTGGCCCGGGTGGGTACGCAGTTGATACCACAGAAGTGATCACCGAGTCTGGCCCTGACTACGAGAAGGAAGAGAAGCACCACAAGCATCTAGAGCACGTCGGCGAGTTTGGCGCTGCCGCTGCCGGTGCTTATGCCTTG TACGAGAAGCACAAGTCATCGAAGGACCCAGAGCATGCCCACAGGCACAAGATAGAGGAGGAGGTTGCAGCTGCGGCTGCAGTTGGAGCAGGCGGATTTGCCTTCCATGAGCATCATGAGAAGAAAGAGacaaaggaagaagaggaggagtcTCAGGGAAAGAAGCACCACCATCTTTTCGGATGA
- the LOC133867280 gene encoding protein PHLOEM UNLOADING MODULATOR, with amino-acid sequence MRWPAPPGLGVAAMSYVAIDYLRHISPAWHERLQPALWSLLALIAVIRVPFYKHWSSEFRAAIPFVASMIFMLSALLFEALCVRFVTAVLGLDWQRDTPPLPDTGQWLLLALNEKLPHRIVEILRARIIGLHHFLMLFMMLAFSVLFDSVKAPGLGLGARYMFTMAIGRLLRAITFVSTILPSARPWCATARFRVPGYPHRWAQKYYVPYASDANSIRQLIQMDLAYADTGGYPSEYQPDWGSMSFLIDFLRPTASEGSSWFSLLKKAGGGCNDLIYSGHMLVAVLTAMAWTEAYGGFSSALIWLLVAHSAQREIRERHHYTVDCIVAIYVGFLLWKMTGFIWPPKDVSRVRRLTRLEKIQGRLIQAAKDSDMEKVRELLEEVEIGSEESQNKGPSRAMLVLACAIIFSALTIVLLALTWTSDG; translated from the exons ATGCGGTGGCCGGCGCCGCCAGGTCTCGGCGTCGCCGCCATGTCCTACGTGGCGATCGACTACCTCCGCCATATATCGCCCGCATGGCACGAGCGTCTTCAGCCAGCACTCTGGTCCCTACTTGCTCTAATCGCCGTCATTCGCGTCCCTTTCTACAAGCACTGGTCCTCTGAGTTTCGCGCGGCCATACCCTTCGTCGCTTCCATGATCTTCATGCTCTCAGCTCTCCTCTTCGAGGCTCTCTGCGTGCGCTTCGTCACCGCCGTACTCGGCCTCGATTGGCAACG TGATACACCTCCTCTTCCTGACACTGGCCAGTGGTTACTCCTGGCACTGAACGAGAAACTTCCTCATCGCATAGTTGAGATACTGAGAGCTCGTATTATTGGACTGCACCATTTCCTGATGCTGTTTATGATGCTGGCTTTCTCTGTACTGTTTGACTCTGTAAAAGCTCCTGGCCTTGGGCTAGGTGCAAGATACATGTTCACCATGGCAATTGGCCGTCTTCTTCGAGCCATAACTTTTGTATCTACCATTCTGCCATCAGCCAGGCCTTGGTGTGCTACTGCTCGGTTTAGAGTTCCTGGATATCCTCATCGTTGGGCTCAGAAATATTATGTCCCTTACGCTTCAGATGCTAATTCTATTCGTCAGTTAATACAAATGGATTTAGCTTATG CTGATACTGGAGGATACCCTAGTGAGTACCAACCAGATTGGGGTTCAATGAGCTTCCTAATTGATTTCCTGCGCCCAACTGCCTCAGAGGGATCTTCATGGTTCAGTCTGCTAAAGAAAGCTGGAGGCGGCTGCAATGACCTCATATACAGTGGCCACATGCTTGTTGCCGTACTGACGGCTATGGCTTGGACG GAAGCTTATGGAGGTTTTAGCTCAGCTCTTATATGGCTTCTTGTAGCGCACAGCGCCCAGAGAGAGATACGAGAGCGTCACCATTACACTGTTGACTGTATTGTGGCCATATACGTAGGCTTCCTCCTCTGGAAAATGACAGGTTTTATCTGGCCTCCCAAGGATGTTTCCCGAGTAAGAAGGCTAACTAGGCTAGAGAAAATTCAAGGTAGACTAATCCAAGCTGCCAAGGACTCGGACATGGAGAAAGTGAGGGAGCTTCTCGAAGAGGTGGAGATAGGCAGTGAAGAGAGTCAGAACAAAGGCCCAAGCAGGGCTATGTTGGTGCTTGCTTGTGCAATCATTTTCTCTGCTCTAACCATTGTTCTTCTGGCCTTAACATGGACGAGCGATGGATGA
- the LOC133867390 gene encoding protein SET DOMAIN GROUP 41, with product MEVEMEMRMRASEDMEMGEDITPPLPPLTYSLHDAFLLSHCSSCFSPLPYPPLLPTNSLLYCSPLCSSSSLHVSTAELHLLRSRSSATADTSDLRAALRLLQSLPAASRTLRDGRIAGLLTNRDKLLATTGDNEFVGRIREGAAAMAAATKMRDGHEAEAWELDGVALEAALCLVLTNAVEVQDNTGRTLGIALYGPSFCWINHSCSPNACYRISLHSPPACCAQASLRIVPCAGHRREAQIESGVCSISELTKDEVCENNGPRIVVRSIKRINKGEEVTVAYTDLLQPTAVRQSELWSKYRFICCCTRCNASPLTCVDHTLQEISAATLDSSSLGSDHNFYSDNAIRRLTDYVDDVITEYLSVGDPELCCKKLEDILSRGLLYKQQLEGREVKSQPTFKLHPLHYLSLNAYTTLASAYKVHASDLLALYSEVDGHLLEALDLKRTSAAYSLLLAGATHHLFQSESSLIASTANFWTSAGESLLTLARSSVWSDFGKKGLPVANLSSLSKYICSKCSLMENFKGILYHRQPQNADFEGISSEFLDCVTNITQKVWSFLIHGCQFLRVFKDPIDFGWLGTMKYSGTSVEPHLSSTAVDSYRGTEGSVSICEAHMYIFQLGVHCLLYGGYLASICYGRHSHLTDHTRSILDCEEFLINCSHATN from the exons ATGGAAGTGGAGATGGAAATGAGGATGAGGGCGAGCGAAGACATGGAAATGGGGGAAGACATAACCCCGCCACTCCCTCCTCTCACGTACTCCCTCCACGATGCCTTCCTCCTCTCTCACTGCTCCTCCTGCTTCTCCCCTCTCCCCTATCCCCCTCTTCTCCCCACCAATTCCCTCCTCTACTGCTCCCCTCTCTGCTCCTCTTCCTCTCTTCACGTCTCCACCGCCGAACTCCACCTCCTCCGATCCCGCTCCTCAGCCACCGCAGACACCTCCGACCTCCGCGCCGCCCTCCGCCTCCTCCAATCCCTCCCCGCAGCGTCTCGCACCCTCCGCGACGGACGGATCGCCGGCTTGCTCACTAACCGCGATAAACTCCTTGCGACGACCGGAGATAACGAGTTCGTCGGAAGAATCCGCGAGGGCGCTGCGGCCATGGCGGCAGCGACGAAGATGCGAGACGGCCACGAGGCCGAGGCCTGGGAACTGGACGGCGTCGCTCTGGAGGCGGCGCTGTGCTTGGTGCTAACGAACGCCGTGGAGGTGCAGGATAACACCGGGCGCACCCTCGGCATTGCCCTGTACGGCCCGAGCTTCTGCTGGATCAACCACAGCTGCTCTCCCAACGCTTGTTACCGTATTTCGCTGCATTCTCCGCCGGCCTGTTGCGCCCAGGCAAGCCTTCGGATTGTCCCCTGCGCTGGCCACCGCCGAGAGGCTCAA aTAGAGAGTGGTGTTTGTAGCATTAGTGAATTAACGAAAg ATGAGGTTTGCGAGAATAATGGTCCAAGAATTGTTGTTAGGAGCATTAAGAGGATTAATAAAGGGGAGGAAGTTACTGTTGCCTACACCGACTTGTTGCAGCCTACG GCAGTGAGGCAATCAGAGTTATGGTCAAAGTATCGGTTCATCTGTTGTTGTACGCGATGTAATGCTTCACCCCTGACTTGTGTTGATCATACTCTGCAA GAAATTTCTGCTGCAACTCTCGACTCTTCCAGTTTGGGTTCTGATCACAACTTCTATAGTGACAACGCAATTAGAAGGTTGACTGATTACGTTGATGATGTTATAACTGAATATCTGTCAGTTGGTGATCCGGAATTGTGTTGCAAGAAGCTTGAGGACATCCTCAGTCGAGGTCTCCTTTATAAGCAGCAGCTAGAAGGTAGGGAAGTAAAATCACAGCCAACCTTTAAGTTGCATCCCCTGCACTACCTCTCTCTAAATGCCTATACAACCCTGGCTTCAGCATATAAAGTCCATGCAAGTGACTTGTTGGCGCTATATTCCGAAGTGGATGGGCATCTGTTGGAAGCTCTAGACTTGAAAAGGACCAGTGCAGCATACTCATTATTGCTTGCAGGTGCAACTCACCATCTGTTTCAGTCCGAATCTTCTCTGATTGCATCTACTGCAAATTTCTGGACAAGTGCCGGGGAGTCCTTATTAACTCTTGCTAGAAGCTCAGTATGGAGTGATTTTGGAAAAAAGGGTCTGCCTGTAGCAAacctttcttctctctcaaaaTACATATGTTCTAAGTGCTCATTGATGGAAAACTTTAAAGGCATTCTATATCATAGGCAACCTCAAAATGCAGATTTTGAGGGCATATCTAGTGAGTTCCTTGATTGTGTCACTAATATTACACAAAAGGTCTGGAGTTTCCTGATTCACGGTTGCCAGTTTTTGAGAGTCTTTAAAGATCCCATTGACTTCGGCTGGCTTGGAACTATGAAATATTCCGGTACGAGTGTTGAACCCCATCTTAGCAGCACTGCTGTTGATTCTTATCGTGGCACTGAGGGAAGTGTTTCTATATGTGAAGCACATATGTATATCTTTCAGCTTGGTGTCCATTGCTTACTGTATGGAGGGTATTTAGCAAGCATATGTTACGGTCGGCATTCCCATTTGACTGATCACACCCGAAGTATTCTAGACTGTGAAGAGTTTTTGATAAACTGTTCTCATGCAACAAATTGA
- the LOC133866624 gene encoding disease resistance protein RUN1-like yields MAFHGASPSSSSISRCAYDVFLSFRGEDTRKAFTAHLYEALRRNGINTFLDDKLRSGDEISPALIKAIEESEISIIVLSKNYASSRWCLDELMKILECKKTRRQQVLPLFYHVDPSEVRNQTNSFGKAFAEIKERFKDDEMKVHRWKIALTEVANLSGRPLGNKNEPEFIHEIIEWVNSIFVNKAYFQVAQYPVGIESRVQDVKSLLDIEKKDTTCMVGIIGIGGIGKTTIAKAIYNSVASQFEGSCFLENIRETSAQKGLIHLQNKLISTILRGSSLMVDNVDQGITLIKKRLRLIKLLLVLDDVDQSVQLEKLVGKGDWFGLGSRIIITTKDNHLLSAHGVDLAYRMNVLDHNEAIQLFSWNAFKSDKPNDDFMELTEHVIGYAGGLPLALVVLGSDLYGKGLHEWKSALDRYKTIPNKKVQEILRISYDGLEDTVKDIFLDIACFFKGEKVGYVSKILDKCGFFPDYGIKVLVDRSLVSIDKDFETLIMHDLLQEVGREIVRQESPKEPGKRSRLWFHEDVRHVLKENSGTNKIEGILIDLPKQDLIHLSSKAFKKMKRLRLLISRNACFSEEPNFLSNELRLLDWPEYPGESFPSNFCGKNLVELSMPHSHLKTLEGVQNFQNMTFMDFNDCKFLRKIPDVSRIPNLEKLTLDGCKNLVEVHHSVGFLDKLVVLSLKRCSNLRSFPRSLKMRSLKFLFLSGCSRLKNFPEIECQMECLDYVDFRDTGIEELPSSIGYLTGASYLYLSGCTNLTNLPDSIYQLQDLKYLFLDGCSKVNFLKMVEDNRQFMPTIVSIEESTISSGAELLQLLPSASSSNSNDGCSSVAFPKLRQLYLGSCALSESNFFRKVDCGSALNVLDLSGSDIVTLPPCIGRFVGLKSLTLKNCKQLREILGLPPNVEYVNASGCVSLAIFLEEARKSHELIQRDCPSSLEYLYLSNSAIVSLPAWFNRFVGLKRLALDNCKQLREISELPPTLGWIDLSDCHELRENMGNDLQIRLLSEGQLEDHKFGCMFPGNKIPDWFSNHKEVLNSNSCKIDVNEPAHLDDDEEITRVAFSAVIGTKANIPDVQDEGTFEIIFEVISDGVTIYSSMEDIPGRFHSDHVWLHYDVPESSELKGDNLRVTFKLSSTSMFFKSCGFHLVRHRYEEKAVDLMHGCYSTF; encoded by the exons ATGGCCTTCCACGGAGCTTCTCCGTCGTCATCTTCCATTTCCCGGTGTGCTTACGATGTATTCTTGAGCTTTAGAGGCGAAGATACTCGCAAAGCTTTTACTGCTCATCTATACGAAGCTTTACGTCGAAACGGAATCAACACCTTCTTGGACGACAAACTTAGAAGCGGAGATGAGATTTCACCAGCACTTATCAAAGCCATTGAAGAGTCAGAGATTTCCATTATTGTACTCTCTAAAAACTACGCATCATCCCGATGGTGCTTGGACGAGCTAATGAAGATCCTCGAGTGTAAAAAAACAAGGAGGCAACAGGTTCTACCATTGTTCTATCATGTAGATCCGTCAGAAGTACGGAATCAAACCAATAGTTTTGGAAAAGCATTTGCTGAAATTAAAGAAAGGTTTAAGGATGATGAAATGAAGGTGCACAGATGGAAGATAGCTTTAACAGAAGTGGCCAATTTGTCCGGAAGGCCTTTGGGGAACAA GAATGAACCTGAATTTATTCACGAAATCATTGAATGGGTGAATTCGATATTTGTAAACAAGGCATACTTTCAAGTTGCCCAGTATCCTGTTGGAATAGAGTCTCGTGTACAAGATGTGAAGTCACTTTTAGATATAGAGAAGAAGGACACTACATGCATGGTAGGGATTATCGGAATTGGTGGAATTGGTAAGACAACTATTGCCAAAGCCATCTACAACTCAGTTGCTTCTCAGTTTGAAGGTAGTTGTTTTCTTGAAAACATTAGAGAAACTTCCGCCCAAAAAGGTCTGATCCATTTGCAAAATAAACTTATTTCTACGATCTTAAGAGGTTCAAGTCTAATGGTTGACAATGTTGATCAAGGAATTACCTTGATAAAGAAGAGGCTTCGCCTAATAAAGTTACTTTTAGTTCTTGATGACGTGGATCAGTCAGTCCAATTAGAAAAGTTAGTTGGAAAAGGTGATTGGTTTGGCTTAGGAAGTAGAATCATCATAACAACAAAAGATAACCATTTACTTAGTGCACATGGAGTTGATTTAGCATATCGGATGAATGTGTTGGATCACAATGAAGCTATTCAGCTCTTTAGTTGGAATGCCTTTAAAAGTGATAAACCTAACGACGATTTTATGGAACTCACAGAACATGTAATAGGTTATGCTGGGGGCCTTCCACTGGCTTTAGTAGTGCTGGGTTCAGATCTGTATGGTAAAGGCTTGCATGAATGGAAAAGTGCATTAGATAGGTATAAAacaattccaaataaaaaagTTCAAGAAATACTCAGAATAAGTTATGATGGGTTGGAGGACACTGTTAaggatatttttcttgacattGCATGTTTTTTCAAAGGAGAAAAAGTAGGTTATGTCAGTAAAATACTAGACAAGTGTGGTTTCTTTCCAGATTATGGTATAAAAGTGCTTGTGGATAGGTCTCTCGTATCTATTGATAAGGACTTTGAGACATTAATTATGCATGACTTGCTACAAGAAGTGGGTAGAGAAATTGTTCGACAGGAATCACCCAAAGAACCTGGCAAACGTAGTAGATTGTGGTTTCATGAAGATGTTCGTCATGTTCTAAAAGAAAACTCG GGAACAAACAAAATTGAGGGCATATTGATCGATTTGCCTAAACAAGACTTGATACACTTGAGTTCCAAGGCCTTCAAGAAGATGAAAAGGCTGAGACTACTTATAAGTCGTAATGCATGCTTTTCTGAAGAGCCTAATTTTCTTTCTAATGAGTTAAGACTGCTTGATTGGCCTGAATATCCTGGAGAAtcttttccatccaatttttgTGGAAAAAACCTTGTTGAGTTAAGTATGCCTCATAGTCACCTCAAGACGTTGGAGGGAGTCCAG aATTTCCAAAACATGACATTTATGGATTTCAATGATTGTAAGTTTCTAAGAAAAATTCCTGACGTTTCAAGGATtccaaatttagagaaattgaCTCTTGATGGTTGCAAAAATTTAGTTGAGGTTCATCATTCTGTTGGATTCCTTGATAAGCTTGTTGTTTTGAGTCTTAAGAGATGCTCTAATCTTAGGAGTTTTCCGAGAAGCCTCAAGATGAGatctctcaaatttcttttcctttcggGTTGCTCAAGGCTTAAGAACTTTCCTGAAATTGAGTGTCAAATGGAATGTTTAGATTACGTTGACTTTCGAGATACTGGTATAGAGGAATTGCCTTCATCCATTGGGTACCTCACTGGGGCTAGCTATTTATATCTTAGCGGCTGCACAAACCTTACGAATCTTCCGGATAGCATTTATCAATTGCAAGATTTAAAGTATCTTTTTCTCGACGGTTGTTCAAAGGttaattttctaaaaatggTAGAGGACAACAGACAATTCATGCCCACTATTGTATCCATAGAGGAATCTACAATTTCATCAGGGGCAGAATTACTCCAATTGTTGCCTTCGGCGAGTTCAAGCAATTCTAATGACGGTTGTTCCTCGGTAGCATTTCCGAAACTTCGACAATTGTACCTTGGTAGTTGTGCCCTATCAGAATCAAATTTCTTTAGGAAAGTTGATTGTGGCTCCGCATTGAACGTTTTAGATCTATCAGGAAGTGATATTGTTACCCTTCCTCCATGCATCGGAAGATTTGTTGGATTGAAGTCCCTTACTCTAAAAAATTGCAAGCAACTTCGAGAAATTCTAGGACTTCCACCAAATGTAGAATATGTGAATGCTAGCGGATGTGTGTCATTGGCAATATTTTTAGAAGAAGCTAGAAAATCTCATGAATTGATTCAACGTGATTGCCCTTCTAGTTTGGAATATCTATATCTATCAAATAGCGCTATTGTTAGCCTTCCTGCATGGTTCAACAGATTTGTTGGATTGAAGCGCCTTGCCTTGGATAATTGCAAGCAACTTCGAGAAATTTCAGAACTTCCACCAACTCTTGGATGGATTGACTTGTCTGATTGCCATGAACTACGAGAAAATATGGGGAATGATCTGCAAATTCGTTTATTGAGTGAG GGACAACTCGAAGACCATAAATTTGGTTGTATGTTTCCAGGAAATAAGATTCCAGACTGGTTCAGCAATCATAAAGAGGTTTTAAATAGTAATTCATGCAAAATAGATGTTAATGAGCCTGCACATTTGGATGATGATGAGGAGATCACAAGAGTTGCTTTCTCTGCTGTTATTGGAACAAAAGCAAATATCCCTGATGTACAAGATGAAGGTACTTTTGAAATTATCTTTGAAGTCATCAGTGATGGTGTAACAATATATTCTTCCATGGAAGATATCCCTGGTCGATTTCACTCAGATCATGTATGGTTGCATTACGATGTTCCAGAATCTTCAGAGCTAAAGGGGGATAATCTTCGAGTTACATTTAAGCTAAGCTCAACGTCAATGTTCTTTAAAAGTTGCGGATTCCATCTAGTACGACATAGATATGAAGAGAAAGCGGTAGATTTAATGCATGGATGCTATTCAACTTTCTAA
- the LOC133865425 gene encoding thioredoxin Y1, chloroplastic: MAVSVSASTIASLNSGLSNRLATSSYSSNLSSSSSLQFPLQLRRVRIGTAGLCSPSGARVLPLVKAKNQTFSSLDDLLSNSDKPVLVDFYATWCGPCQFMAPVLNEVASQLKDKIQVVKIDTEKYPSIADKYRIEALPTFIIFKDGEPCDRFEGALAADQLIQRIENSLKVKQ; the protein is encoded by the exons ATGGCGGTTTCAGTTTCGGCATCTACGATTGCTTCGTTGAATTCGGGGCTCTCTAATCGTTTGGCGACTTCGTCTTACTCGTCGAACTTATCTTCGTCGTCCTCTCTCCAGTTTCCTCTACAGCTCCGGCGAGTTCGAATCGGGACCGCGGGGCTGTGCTCTCCCTCGGGGGCTCGAGTCCTTCCTCTG GTCAAAGCCAAGAACCAAACATTTTCCTCCCTTGATGATTTGCTTTCTAATTCTGACAAACCTGTATTGGTTGACTTCTATGCAACCTG GTGTGGTCCTTGTCAATTCATGGCTCCTGTCCTCAATGAAGTCGCTTCTCAGCTGAAAGATAAGATCCAGGTGGTGAAGATCGACACCGAGAAGTACCCTAGCATTGCTGATAAATACCGAATAGAAGCTTTGCCTACTTTCATCATATTTAAGGACGGAGAACCATGTGATCGCTTT gAGGGCGCTTTGGCTGCAGATCAGCTCATCCAACGCATTGAGAACTCTCTGAAAGTTAAGCAATAG